A window of the Burkholderia sp. 9120 genome harbors these coding sequences:
- a CDS encoding tail protein X, with the protein MAKTIRTSEGDVLDTICQAFYGRVTGMVEAVYAANPGLARHEQPFAAGIIITLPEVEVQRDEPVQLWT; encoded by the coding sequence ATGGCGAAGACTATAAGAACGTCTGAGGGCGATGTGCTCGACACGATCTGTCAGGCCTTCTATGGACGCGTGACCGGCATGGTGGAGGCCGTGTACGCGGCCAACCCTGGGCTCGCCCGGCACGAGCAACCCTTTGCGGCCGGCATCATCATCACGCTGCCCGAGGTCGAGGTGCAGCGCGACGAACCGGTGCAGTTATGGACGTAG
- a CDS encoding contractile injection system protein, VgrG/Pvc8 family, giving the protein MKAIFQIIANGDDITKVLQDRVLRIRTVDKPGLEADECEIELDDRDGRIEFPPKGATLRLSLGWEGSGLAFLGEYAVDEIALKGPPTSVIIRGKPANMRATSKTHRYGSWENAKLADIVGDIARRNRWTPACAIDVVVPRADQFGESDLHFVTRLSRQYGATATVKAGRLIVTGRGAGRSVSGRQLPSISLTPDMLIDYEITFPDRASFVAVRTRVHDVKTGKKIDLVIPNPDAPKGAAAVHTERHAFASPEAAKAAASARLQKLNHHTAKSTMLMQGRADFSAEKSVTLKGFKKEADGDFLIESVSHEYAGRSWETRLELNAGNKGKAKVGHGKKPAKKISLVVPTPSH; this is encoded by the coding sequence ATGAAAGCGATATTCCAGATCATCGCCAATGGCGATGACATCACGAAGGTGCTTCAGGATCGTGTGCTGCGGATCCGCACGGTCGACAAGCCGGGGCTCGAAGCGGACGAATGCGAGATCGAGCTGGACGACCGGGACGGACGTATCGAATTTCCACCGAAGGGCGCGACGCTGCGGCTGTCGCTGGGTTGGGAGGGCAGCGGCCTGGCGTTCCTCGGCGAGTACGCGGTCGACGAGATCGCGCTTAAGGGGCCGCCGACGTCGGTGATCATTCGCGGCAAGCCGGCCAACATGCGCGCGACCTCGAAGACGCATCGCTACGGCAGTTGGGAGAACGCAAAGCTGGCGGACATCGTGGGCGATATCGCCCGGCGCAACCGGTGGACACCGGCATGTGCGATCGACGTGGTGGTGCCGCGCGCGGACCAGTTCGGCGAGAGCGATCTTCATTTCGTGACGCGCCTCTCCCGCCAGTATGGCGCGACCGCAACGGTCAAGGCGGGCAGGCTGATCGTGACGGGGCGCGGGGCAGGCAGGAGTGTGAGCGGGCGGCAGTTGCCGTCGATCTCGCTCACGCCCGACATGCTCATCGACTATGAGATCACCTTTCCCGACCGGGCGAGCTTCGTCGCGGTGCGCACCCGCGTGCACGACGTGAAGACCGGAAAGAAGATCGATCTTGTGATCCCGAATCCGGATGCCCCGAAGGGGGCGGCTGCCGTGCATACGGAACGTCATGCCTTCGCGAGTCCCGAGGCCGCGAAGGCCGCGGCCAGTGCGCGATTGCAGAAACTGAACCACCACACGGCGAAGAGCACGATGCTGATGCAGGGCCGCGCAGATTTCTCGGCGGAAAAGAGTGTGACGCTGAAGGGCTTCAAGAAAGAGGCGGACGGCGATTTCCTGATCGAGTCGGTCTCGCACGAGTATGCGGGCCGCAGCTGGGAGACACGCCTCGAGCTGAACGCGGGGAACAAAGGTAAGGCGAAGGTGGGGCACGGCAAAAAACCGGCGAAGAAAATCAGTCTGGTCGTGCCGACGCCGTCGCATTGA
- a CDS encoding phage tail protein yields the protein MEFERQISQAATQASIATERVRNMSRVYERNRVASANTVAVLQKLATGNLANAAELLSGAGSALSVAGDLNPKVGTVLRSFNAVQSSMGSVLRMADAASNPLIRSAAGTVTSALGDVRTKFNAWAGAKNLAGPGQQPSPLTGSFAASSVAGGLLSGLSSGASTATPHLMTLSSDAGDTFHFNLSTAAFDRLRRTTKYKVASQERLNRPEALQAVSQGGETITLSGVVFAAVGAGAGQLKALRAIGARLVPLQLTTGYGEVLGRWYLQGVDEEQEALMSDGAPRKQTFSLEFGRYGEDYKNV from the coding sequence ATGGAATTTGAACGACAGATCTCGCAGGCCGCGACGCAGGCGAGCATCGCGACCGAGCGCGTGCGCAACATGAGCCGTGTCTACGAGCGCAATAGGGTGGCCAGCGCCAACACGGTCGCCGTCCTGCAGAAGCTGGCGACCGGCAATCTCGCCAATGCTGCTGAACTGCTCTCGGGCGCGGGCAGCGCTCTGTCCGTGGCAGGCGATCTCAATCCGAAGGTCGGCACGGTATTGCGCAGTTTCAATGCCGTGCAGTCGTCCATGGGCAGCGTACTGCGCATGGCGGACGCAGCCAGCAACCCGCTCATCCGGTCGGCGGCCGGCACCGTCACCTCTGCGCTCGGCGATGTCCGCACGAAGTTCAACGCGTGGGCCGGCGCAAAGAATCTGGCGGGTCCGGGACAGCAGCCTTCGCCGCTGACCGGCTCGTTCGCAGCATCGTCCGTTGCGGGTGGACTGCTTTCGGGGTTATCCAGCGGTGCATCAACAGCAACGCCGCATCTGATGACGCTCAGTTCCGACGCGGGCGATACGTTCCACTTCAACCTGTCTACAGCGGCCTTCGACAGGCTGCGGCGTACCACGAAATACAAGGTCGCCTCGCAGGAGCGTCTGAACCGTCCGGAGGCGCTGCAGGCCGTCAGCCAGGGCGGCGAGACGATCACGCTGTCGGGCGTCGTGTTCGCTGCGGTGGGCGCGGGCGCGGGGCAGCTGAAAGCGCTGCGCGCGATCGGCGCGCGACTGGTGCCGCTCCAGTTGACGACCGGTTACGGCGAGGTGCTAGGGCGGTGGTATCTGCAGGGCGTCGACGAGGAACAGGAGGCGCTCATGTCGGACGGTGCGCCGCGCAAGCAGACCTTCAGCCTGGAGTTCGGCCGCTATGGCGAAGACTATAAGAACGTCTGA